CACGTCTTCGCGACCGACAGCTCGCAGCGCGTCCGTTGCCAGACAGGACGAAAACAGTTTGCTGGGACAGCTGTTGTTTAAGGCGGTCTGTTGCAGCAAAAAGCAAGGGCTATGATTGCAAGCCAACTGTAATAACCTGCAGAGCTGTCGATGCTTTCATTTTAACCCGATGTCACACAGTCTTTGACCACGTGCTCCTGCCACCGCTCATAGCGTTGTCAGTGACTGAGTTAAGTGAGTAGATCCTCCCGACGGAATTTTTACAGTGCATGATCCGCAAAGGCGTCCCCGTCCCGGATCAGTGTGAGGCCGGGACCCGAAAGGGAGAAAGAGAGCAGGACCACGGGCGTTGACTCAATCTGGAGGCGGAGGTTGCCGGATTCTCTTCAGCATCAACATGGCGATTGTTGTGAACATGCTGGGTGGAGAAGGGATCCGAGAACATTTTTACCGACGTTTAAGGAGCTGATCATGAGAACAACAATCGCTAAAGAGCTTACGTTACAACCCAAGAATCTTGCTTGTGATGTTGATGAGCAGGCCTGCTATCTGGAGACGTGTAAACGATTTGATTCTGCCGAAGTCGCCCGGACCTATCGAACCCGCAAAAATGTTTTGACGGCACGCAACCGGCGTGAATGGCAGTGTATCTTGCGTGGACTTCAGGGCGTCCCTGCTGGAGCCGACGTGCTGGATCTTCCCTGCGGCAGTGGCCGGTTGGAACCGTTTCTGGAACAACAGGGCTATCGGGTGACTGCGGCTGATTATTCAGAGCACATGGTCGAAACGGCTCGGCAAGCCTATCTGGAAAGTCTCGGGAAGACTGAGAGATCCGAAACAATTCATTTTGTTCAAAGTGATGTGATGCGAATGGGCTTTGAAACGGACGCGTTTGATGCGGTTATCTGCAATCGTTTACTTCATCACTACCCGACTTCCGGGTTACGCCAACGGGTCTTGCGTGAGTGTGCTCGAGTGAGCCGCAGCGTGGTGATCGTCTCCTACTTTGATAATTTGGCTTTTTCTTCCCTGCGTTTTCACCTGAAAAACCGTTTGCTTTCACGTCACGCCACGGATCGGGTTCCGATCTGGTTTCACGTTTTAAATCATGATCTGCATGCCGCGGGATTGCGTTGTACGGCGACCTATCGCGTGCGCTATGGTCTGTCACCGCAGACCTACCTGCGACTTGAACACGTATGATGGATTACTAACCATTGATCTCACGCGGTGACGATCAGCAAAAAACCCCTGTCGCTAACTGCGACAGGGGTTTTTTGTTTTTTGAGGATGAACAACCGGTGATCAGCTCGCCTGTTTCTCCAGTTCTTCGCGGCGGTCATCCATCACTTTCACCGCGCACAGGTCGCCGCACATGGTGCAGGCGCCGTGTTCATCGGCCGCTTTGTTGGATTCACGCCGCTCCCGAGCTTTGGCCGGATCAAGGGCCAGGGCAAATTGTTTTTCCCAATCCAGGTCTTTACGCGCCTGGGCCATGGCATGGTCTTTTTCAATGGCACCGGGAACCTGTTTGACGATGTCCGCGGCATGGGCGGCGATGCGACTGGCGATAACCCCTTCATGGACATCTTTGACGTCGGGCAGGCACAGATGCTCACTGGGCGTGACGTAGCACAAGAAGTCGGCTCCGGCCGAGGCGGCGATGGCGCCACCAATGGCGCAGGCAATATGGTCGTAACCGGCAGCCAGGTCGGTGACCAGGGGGCCGAGCACATAAAACGGTGCTCCGTGGCAGACTTGCTTCTGCAACTCGATGTTGGCTCTGACCTGGTCGAGGGGCACATGGCCGGGGCCTTCGATCATCACCTGGATACCGGCATCCCAGGCGCGGTTGGTCAGTTCGCCGAGGATGAGCAGTTCCTGAAGCTGGGCGCGGTCTGTGGCATCGTGCAGGCAGCCGGGTCGGAAGCCGTCACCGAGGGATAAAACCGCGTCATAAGGGCGAACCAGCTCGAGAAGGCGGTCATAGTATTCATAGAGCGGATTTTCCGCATTGTTGAACGCCATCCATTTGGCGGTGAACGAGCCACCACGCGAGACAACGTCCATGACACGCCCTTCTTTGTCCATCCGGTCAAGGGTGATTTGCGTGACACCGCAGTGAACGGTGATGAAGTCCACACCGTCATCCAGGTGCTTTTTGATGCCGTCAAAGATTTCGTCGACGGTCATCTGCACCATGGCCTTTTTCTTTTTGGCGATGGTATCGACGGCGGCCTGGTAGAGCGGCACACTGCCGATGCAGGCATCGGTTTCGGCAATAATGGCGGAGCGGATTTCGTCAATCGGACCACCGGTGGACAAATCCATCAACGCATGAGCACCGGCGGCAACGGCGACGCGGGCTTTTTCCATCTCGTTGTCAATGCTGGTGTCATCCTTGCTGGTGCCGATATTGGCGTTGACTTTGGTGCTCAGACCTTTGCCGACGGCAAGCGGTTTGCCGTTTTTACGTTTAATGTTATGGCAGATGCAGGCGGTGCCTTCGGCAACACGGGCCCGCAGCCATTCCGGATCGACGCCTTCAATCTCTGCGGCCTGGCGCAGGGTGTCGGTAATAATGCCCTGGCGGGCGGATTCCATAAGAGTCATGTTGTGTCCTCACATAAATGTCGTTGGTCGACGATCACCAACGAGGGTCAATGCAGCGGTATAATGGTTTACCGGACCGTGGCCGTGGCCGAGGTGCGGCGCGGCGGCAATGGCATCGGTAATAAACTGTTTGGCCTGTGTGACGGCCTGGGGTAATGACGTGCCCTGCGCCAGCAACGTGGCAATGACCGAGGCCGTCGTGCACCCGGTGCCGTGGGTATGCGGGGTGTCGAGGCGTTTGCCCGGCAGGGTGATGGTGGCACTGCCGTATTGCAACAGATCCACCGGATCCTGCTCAAGGTGGCCGCCCTTCACCAGCACGTTGCGCGCGCCCATGGCTTGCAGGGCTTTGGCGGCGTGTTCCATATCGGTGACGCTGGAAATGCTTTGTCCGGTCAAGGCTTCAGCTTCGGGGATATTGGGGGTGAGCAGATACGCCTGGGGCAGCAGTTCACGGATGAAGGTCTCAATGGCCGCTTGTTGTAACAGCGCCGAACCGCCCTTGGCAATCATCACCGGGTCGATGACACACAGCGCGCTATAAGTGCGAAAGCGTTCGGCAACGGCAGAGATGATTTCCGCGCTGTAGAGCATGCCGGTTTTGATCACATCCGCACCGATATCGCTCAGCACCGCATCCAACTGCTGTTGGACGAATTCCACCGGTGGTGCATGGATGGCGGTCACGCCCAGGGTGTTTTGCGCGGTCAGGGCGGTGAGCACGCTGCTGCCATAGCTGCCGAGCAAGGTGATGGCTTTCAGGTCGGCCTGAATCCCGGCGCCGCCGCCGCTGTCGGATCCGGCCACGGTGAGTACTCGACCATAAGGCAGGGAATGGTTGCGCTGGAATTGCAGCGCCAGTTCGCGACTGGCCACTTCGGGTTGCGGGTCGGACATGATGGCGGAAACAACCGCGACACTGTCGGCTCCGGCCGCGAGCACGTCAGGCAAGCGGGCGGCAGTGATACCACCGATGGCGACCACGGGCAACGTCACACCGGCGGCGATGGCGCGGAGATCGTCAAGGCCGATATGCACGGCATCCTGTTTGGTGCCGGTGGGATAGACACTGCCGACACCGATGTAGTCGGCGCCATCCTGCTCTGCCTGGCGGGCCAGTTCAAGGGTTTGGGTGGACACGCCGATGATGGCCTGGTCGCCCAGCAACTGACGCGCTTCGCGAATGTGGCCATCCGATTGACCGAGGTGAACACCGTCGGCATCAACGGCAGCGGCCAGTCGGGCACTGTCGTTGATGATAAACAGGGCCTGATACTGTCGGCACAAATCTTTCAGCGCTTCGGCCAGCTTTTTCTGATCATCGAAGGAGCGGATTTTGTCCCGGTATTGGACGATGTGTGTCCCGCCACGTAATGCCCGTTCAACGTTTTTCAGCAGGAGATGTTCCGGGCTGTCGTCGGTGATCAGGTAAACGCCGTTCAGAGGGGTTTTCCGTGGTGATGTGTTCATGGGTGACGTCATAAAAAAAACCGCGGCCGGATAGGGCGCGGTCAAACACCATGCGGTGTTGTCAGGTCGCTTCCCTACGCCGGTATCATCCGGATCAGGTTCCAAGGGTCGCTCCAATGAAACAGAGCTCTCAGTGAATCACTCCCCCAGCAGCCATCTTCGTTGTGTTTATCAGCACTGTTTGTATCGGGTTTGAGCCTAGTGGATTCGTATACTCCTGTCAATGCCTTCTTTAGTGCGATGTTTTCGTGGTGTTACCATGGTGTAAATCCCATTAAGCGCAACACGATTTACAATTTTGTAACGATTTAATAAAATTAGTATGTTGTGAGCTATAATGAATGTCTAGATGATTTTCATTGTGTGTCTGTTTTAGATTAGTGTAGTGTGGAGAGGTGGGGATATATACATATAGTGTTTCTTTTACTCCCTCACCACATTGTGTGGATTTGATTTTCCCCATCCCGAAAGGATGGTTCTCTTCGGAGGGCAAGGTGCAATACGCAGATCTGTTAGAAAACAGTAACGATCTGATTCAGGTCGTCGGCTTTGACGGCCGTATCCTCTATGCGAATCGCAAGTGGCAAGAAACGTTAGGCTATGGCAAAGAGGAACTCGGAGAACTGAACTTTTTTAATCTGCTGCATGCGGATTTTCATTGCGATTGTCAGGACCGGATTCAACGCCTGATGGAGGGTGAGGGCCTGCCCCGTTTTGAGGTGGAGTTCAAAACACGCTATGGCCATAAAATTGTTGCCGAAGGCAGTATCTCCCTGTATATGGAAGACGGTGAACCGCGTGGCATTCAGGGGTTTTTTCGCGATGTTACCGCACGGAAGAAAACCGAAAAAGCGTTGCAGACGTCCGAAGAGCGCTTTCGGACCATTTACGAGTCCTCCGTCGCCGGCATTGCCATGCTGGCGCCCGATGGCCATTTTCTCCAGGCCAATTCGGCTTTTTGTAATTTTCTCGGCTATAGCGAAGACGAGTTGCTGCAGATGAAAATTACCGATGTCACCCATCCGGATGACATTGAAGATACCTTGAGCCGACGCAATATCGCCCGTGCCAACCGCCTCCATTCCATCGTCTGTGAAAAACGTTATATCCGCAAGGATGGCACGGTTTTCTGGGCTCAGTTGTCCTCGACCTGGTTTTTTGACGCCAACGGCAATCCGCTCTATACGGTCCCGGTGATTCAGGATATCACCCGGCGCAAAGAAGCTGAGGAACGGATTCGTGAGTTGGCCTATTACGACAGCCTGACCGGTCTGGCCAATCGCACCCTGTTCAATGATCGACTGGACCAGGTGCTGGCCCGCTCACGTCGCCGCAAGGGACGCTTTGCCCTGATGTTCCTCGATCTGGATCGCTTCAAAGGGGTCAATGACACCTTGGGCCATGCGGTCGGTGACGCCATGCTGCGGCTGGCGGCTCAGCGGCTCAGCGACTGTCTGCGCGAAAATGATACGGTCGCGCGTCTGGGTGGTGATGAATTTGTCATTATTCTTTCCGATTACAAAGAGGACGCCAATCTGCCCCATGTTGCGGAAAAACTTCTCAAAGCTTTGTCAAGTCCTTTTGACCTCGGCGTGCGCGAAGTGTTCAGCTCGACGAGTATCGGTATCGCCATCTATCCGGATGATGGTGATGAAGCCGTCGATCTTCTCCGTCATGCTGATATGGCCATGTACGCCGCCAAAGAGGCGGGTGGTGACACCTTTCGCTTCTATTCGGAGGAGATGAATGCGCGTGCCGTATCGCGTATGGACCTGGAGGCCAATCTGCGTCGTGCTTTGGAGCAGGAGGAGTTCTTTATCGAGTACCAACCGCAGATCGACCTGATCACCAACGAGGTTGCGGGCGTTGAGGCGCTGTTGCGCTGGCAACATCCCCAATTAGGTGTCATCCCACCGGCTCAGTTTATCGGTCTTGCCGAAGAAACCAACCTGATCCTGCCGTTGGGTGAATGGGTGATGCGGCGCGTGTTCGAACAATGTGTCCTGTGGAAAGAACAGGGCTATTTGCCGTTTCGGGTCGGCATTAATGTCTCCGGCCGTCAATTTGTCCAGCCCGATTTTGTCGATATGGTGTGTCGGTTATTGGATGAGACCGGGGCCGCTCCCGAGTTGCTGGAATTTGAAATCACCGAAAGTGTCGTCATGAAAGATGTCGATGCCGCGGTGCTGACTCTTGAAGCGCTCAAAAAACTGGGGATCAACATGGCCATTGACGATTTCGGCACCGGCTATTCGTCATTGAGCTGTTTGAAACATCTGCCGTTAAACCGGCTGAAAATCGATAAGTCGTTTATCTCCGATCTGCAGGACAATGCCGATGATCGGGCCATTGTTGAGGCAACCATTGCCATGGCCAAGCGCCTGGAACTTGGCGTGACCGCTGAAGGGGTTGAGACGGAAGGACAGTACGGTTTCGTGCAGAAACGCGAATGTGATGAAGTTCAGGGCTTCTATTTCAGCCGCCCCCTTTCCGCCAGTGAAGTGGCGGATGCCTGGCTGGTCAAACGACCATCGACCTGAGCCGCAAAGCTCTTTACACCGGTTGCGGCGGCATGGTAAAACCGCTACATCGGACTTCAGTTCAGAAACAGGCCGCGACTGCGGCCTGTTTTCATTTCCTGCTGGTGCAACCCTTTTCCATCATAGCTGATATTTATGAAAGCCTATCGCCCGACTCGCGTTGCTATTGATCTGGATGCCTTACGTCATAATTACCAGGTGGTGCGCACAACCATGCGCCCTGACTGGCGCCTGCTGGCCGTGGTTAAAGCCGATGCCTATGGTCATGGCGCTATCCCCATCGCACGCACCTTGGAGGATGCCGGGGCTGATCTGTTTGGGGTCGCCATTGTTGAAGAGGGCCTGGAGCTGCGCGCCGCCGGGATTTCCCGGCCGATTCTTATGCTGGGTGGTCCCTGGCCCGGTCAGGAGAGCGTTGTTATTGAGCACGATCTGCATGTGGCTGTTTTCGAGATCGGTCAATTACAGCGTCTCGAACAGGCCGCTCGCCAGGCGGGAAAACGGTGTTTTTGTCATCTCAAAATTGACAGTGGTATGGGCCGCCTCGGTGTCCGCGATGAACAGCTTGATGAGGTTCTGCAGTTTTTTCTTGCGTCAGAGGCGTTGCAACTTGTCGGCATTATGACCCATTTTGCCCTGGCGGATTGTCCGGATCATCCCTTGACCGCTCAACAGCAGGCGCATTTCAAGCATGCGTTGGCCAAGGTGCATGCGGCCGGTTTTGAGCCTGAGTATATTCACTCCGCCAACAGTGCCGCCACCTTTACCCAGGTCAACGGGGGCTGCAATCTGGTGCGGCCGGGCATCGCCTTGTACGGCGGTCAGCCGTTTGAAGAGCGTCATTTGCCGCTGAAGCCGGTGATGGCGTTTCGTACTGAAATCGCTCATCTTAAACACCTGCCGACCGGTAGTGGGGTTTCTTACGGCCACCGCTTTGTTGCTCAGCGTCCGACGCTGATTGCCGCCATTCCCGTCGGTTATGCCGATGGTTACAACCGCCTGTTGTCCAACTGTGGCACGGCTCTTGTTCATGGTCAGAACGTTTCTGTCGCCGGAACCGTGTGCATGGACTGGACTCTGCTCGATGTGACCGATGTTGCCAATGTACAATGTGGTGATACGGTCACTTTGTTGGGGTGTGACGGGGATCAATGTGTGCTGGCCGAGCAGTGGGCGGAAAAAGTTGGTACAATCTCCTATGAGGTGTTCTGTCAAATCAGTAAGCGGGTACCGCGTCACTATCTGCCTCAAGTCCCTTAACCGACTGTTGTCATAATTTCTGCAGCGGGAGTTGCTCATGGCGTCATCCCTGTCTTTGGCGTTAGACCTTGGAACCACGACCCTGTGTGGACGTCTGCTTGATGGCGATGGTCACGTGGTGGCGGAACAGACGCTGTTCAATCCTCAAACCGAATTCGGCAGCGATGTGATCCGCCGACTCGAAGTTGCCCACGCCGGCGGTGGTGAGTCGTTGGCCCAGGCATTGATCGACGGCATTGGCCAGGTGACGGACCTGCTGCTTCGCCAGGCGGGGGCTTCGTCCCAGGATATTGGCCGCGCCGCCGCTGCGGGCAATTCCGCTATCAGCCTGTTATTGCAGCAGCAGCCGGTGGCCTCTCTGCTTTTCCCGCCACATCGACCGCCGCAGACTGACGGCATCAGCCTGACCGTGCCCGCTGTGCCGGTGCCGCTTTATCTGTTTCCCCTGGTCAGTGGTTATGTCGGTGGCGATCTGGTGGCGGTGCTGTACAGTCATCCCAACCCGGCTCCGGGAACGTTTTTTATTGATGTCGGCACCAATGGTGAGATGGCCCTTTACACCGGGACACAATGGTGGGTCAGTTCCGTCGCGGCGGGACCGGCATTCGAAGGTGGCAACATCGCCAGTGGTATGCCGGCGGGCCCGGGAGCGATCTGCCGGGTTGCGTTGGACGCGGATCGTCTGGCGTTGCAGACCTGCGACGGAGGACGACCGCTCGGGTTGTGTGGTAGTGGTCTGGTGGATTTGATTGCCGCGGCACGACGTGGCGGCCTGATTGATGTCCACGGCACGATTGTCGCTGCGGATGCCATTGACAACAATCTGGTGCGTTACCTGTGCGAGGTGGAGGGGCAGGCGGCCCTGCAGCTCTATCGGGATGCACGGCATCGTGTGGTGGTAACCCAGGAGGATATCCGTAATTTTCAGCTGGCCAAGGCGGCGGTTCATGCCGGAGCAGAATGTCTTCTGGCACGCGCGGACATGACCAGCGATGCGTTGACCGGGGTGGTTGTGACCGGAGCCTTGGGCTTTTCCCTGGCGGCCGATTGTCTTAGAACCGTTGGACTGCTGCCGTCGGCCATGATTGATAAAGTGGCTTTCGAACAGGGCGGCGTGCTTAACGGTTTAGCCCGCTATCTGTGCCCGTCAGGTGGAGAGGAGAATGTTGAGGCCTTGGCCCATCGCCTGCGCCCTTATCCGTTGTCCGGCACCCCTCGTTTCGAACGGGCATTCGTTGCAGCGATGGATTTTCCATTTTTGCAGGGTGACGGCCTGAAAAACGGTTGAACCTCTGCAGGGTCGTTGAAATTGATTCGAAAATTAATGAGTTAGCAGGGCTTTTCTTGGGGGGCGACACGGAGCGGTGTTTCTAAAAGCGCAGGGTTTCGGACTCCTCCGGCCGCTGGTTCAGGGAATTTTCACTTGTATCTTGGAGCGGAACCGCGTAGAACTAGGCGTTCTAAAAGGATAAATTTTGTGACCGGCTCCAAGTGTCGTGTTGCTTAATCTGTTTTTGTTTTGTGAAAGGAAAAATCATGGCCGTGATCAAACGTGCTCTTGTCAGTGTCTCCGACAAAACCGGTGTTGTCGACTTTGCCCGAGAACTCAGTTCGTATGGTGTGGAAATCCTCTCAACCGGCGGTACCGCCAAATTATTACGTGAAGAGGGGCTGACCGTTAAGGATGTTTCCGAATATACCGGGTTTCCCGAAATGCTCGATGGTCGGGTAAAAACACTGCATCCCAAAGTGCATGGTGGTCTGCTCGGTCTGCGTGATAATGACGAGCACGTGGCGAAAATGGCCGAGCACGG
This region of uncultured Desulfuromonas sp. genomic DNA includes:
- a CDS encoding methyltransferase domain-containing protein codes for the protein MRTTIAKELTLQPKNLACDVDEQACYLETCKRFDSAEVARTYRTRKNVLTARNRREWQCILRGLQGVPAGADVLDLPCGSGRLEPFLEQQGYRVTAADYSEHMVETARQAYLESLGKTERSETIHFVQSDVMRMGFETDAFDAVICNRLLHHYPTSGLRQRVLRECARVSRSVVIVSYFDNLAFSSLRFHLKNRLLSRHATDRVPIWFHVLNHDLHAAGLRCTATYRVRYGLSPQTYLRLEHV
- the thiC gene encoding phosphomethylpyrimidine synthase ThiC; translated protein: MTLMESARQGIITDTLRQAAEIEGVDPEWLRARVAEGTACICHNIKRKNGKPLAVGKGLSTKVNANIGTSKDDTSIDNEMEKARVAVAAGAHALMDLSTGGPIDEIRSAIIAETDACIGSVPLYQAAVDTIAKKKKAMVQMTVDEIFDGIKKHLDDGVDFITVHCGVTQITLDRMDKEGRVMDVVSRGGSFTAKWMAFNNAENPLYEYYDRLLELVRPYDAVLSLGDGFRPGCLHDATDRAQLQELLILGELTNRAWDAGIQVMIEGPGHVPLDQVRANIELQKQVCHGAPFYVLGPLVTDLAAGYDHIACAIGGAIAASAGADFLCYVTPSEHLCLPDVKDVHEGVIASRIAAHAADIVKQVPGAIEKDHAMAQARKDLDWEKQFALALDPAKARERRESNKAADEHGACTMCGDLCAVKVMDDRREELEKQAS
- the thiD gene encoding bifunctional hydroxymethylpyrimidine kinase/phosphomethylpyrimidine kinase, translated to MNTSPRKTPLNGVYLITDDSPEHLLLKNVERALRGGTHIVQYRDKIRSFDDQKKLAEALKDLCRQYQALFIINDSARLAAAVDADGVHLGQSDGHIREARQLLGDQAIIGVSTQTLELARQAEQDGADYIGVGSVYPTGTKQDAVHIGLDDLRAIAAGVTLPVVAIGGITAARLPDVLAAGADSVAVVSAIMSDPQPEVASRELALQFQRNHSLPYGRVLTVAGSDSGGGAGIQADLKAITLLGSYGSSVLTALTAQNTLGVTAIHAPPVEFVQQQLDAVLSDIGADVIKTGMLYSAEIISAVAERFRTYSALCVIDPVMIAKGGSALLQQAAIETFIRELLPQAYLLTPNIPEAEALTGQSISSVTDMEHAAKALQAMGARNVLVKGGHLEQDPVDLLQYGSATITLPGKRLDTPHTHGTGCTTASVIATLLAQGTSLPQAVTQAKQFITDAIAAAPHLGHGHGPVNHYTAALTLVGDRRPTTFM
- a CDS encoding EAL domain-containing protein, producing MQYADLLENSNDLIQVVGFDGRILYANRKWQETLGYGKEELGELNFFNLLHADFHCDCQDRIQRLMEGEGLPRFEVEFKTRYGHKIVAEGSISLYMEDGEPRGIQGFFRDVTARKKTEKALQTSEERFRTIYESSVAGIAMLAPDGHFLQANSAFCNFLGYSEDELLQMKITDVTHPDDIEDTLSRRNIARANRLHSIVCEKRYIRKDGTVFWAQLSSTWFFDANGNPLYTVPVIQDITRRKEAEERIRELAYYDSLTGLANRTLFNDRLDQVLARSRRRKGRFALMFLDLDRFKGVNDTLGHAVGDAMLRLAAQRLSDCLRENDTVARLGGDEFVIILSDYKEDANLPHVAEKLLKALSSPFDLGVREVFSSTSIGIAIYPDDGDEAVDLLRHADMAMYAAKEAGGDTFRFYSEEMNARAVSRMDLEANLRRALEQEEFFIEYQPQIDLITNEVAGVEALLRWQHPQLGVIPPAQFIGLAEETNLILPLGEWVMRRVFEQCVLWKEQGYLPFRVGINVSGRQFVQPDFVDMVCRLLDETGAAPELLEFEITESVVMKDVDAAVLTLEALKKLGINMAIDDFGTGYSSLSCLKHLPLNRLKIDKSFISDLQDNADDRAIVEATIAMAKRLELGVTAEGVETEGQYGFVQKRECDEVQGFYFSRPLSASEVADAWLVKRPST
- the alr gene encoding alanine racemase → MKAYRPTRVAIDLDALRHNYQVVRTTMRPDWRLLAVVKADAYGHGAIPIARTLEDAGADLFGVAIVEEGLELRAAGISRPILMLGGPWPGQESVVIEHDLHVAVFEIGQLQRLEQAARQAGKRCFCHLKIDSGMGRLGVRDEQLDEVLQFFLASEALQLVGIMTHFALADCPDHPLTAQQQAHFKHALAKVHAAGFEPEYIHSANSAATFTQVNGGCNLVRPGIALYGGQPFEERHLPLKPVMAFRTEIAHLKHLPTGSGVSYGHRFVAQRPTLIAAIPVGYADGYNRLLSNCGTALVHGQNVSVAGTVCMDWTLLDVTDVANVQCGDTVTLLGCDGDQCVLAEQWAEKVGTISYEVFCQISKRVPRHYLPQVP
- a CDS encoding ASKHA domain-containing protein, yielding MASSLSLALDLGTTTLCGRLLDGDGHVVAEQTLFNPQTEFGSDVIRRLEVAHAGGGESLAQALIDGIGQVTDLLLRQAGASSQDIGRAAAAGNSAISLLLQQQPVASLLFPPHRPPQTDGISLTVPAVPVPLYLFPLVSGYVGGDLVAVLYSHPNPAPGTFFIDVGTNGEMALYTGTQWWVSSVAAGPAFEGGNIASGMPAGPGAICRVALDADRLALQTCDGGRPLGLCGSGLVDLIAAARRGGLIDVHGTIVAADAIDNNLVRYLCEVEGQAALQLYRDARHRVVVTQEDIRNFQLAKAAVHAGAECLLARADMTSDALTGVVVTGALGFSLAADCLRTVGLLPSAMIDKVAFEQGGVLNGLARYLCPSGGEENVEALAHRLRPYPLSGTPRFERAFVAAMDFPFLQGDGLKNG